The following DNA comes from Simkania negevensis Z.
TGAGTTGCCTGAGGGAAAGGTGATTCGTCTTTGGCGGCCTGAAGCGACTGAGGCTGCATTGGAAGTGAAGGGGAAAGTTTGCCAGGCAAGAGCAGTAGACACTGCGGGGCTATTTGAGCTTATGGTTGATTCCTCGATTGGCGCAACCGATTACCGTATTACCCATCCGTCAGGACTTGAAGCACACGATCCCTACTCCTTTCTCCCAACATTTTCCAATGAAGATGAACGTCTTTTTTCATTAGGGAAGCATGAAAAAATCGCCGAGGTGATGGGCGGGAGGCTAACTATTCACTATGGAATCGCTGGGGTGAAGTTTGCTGTTTGGGCTCCTTGTGCTCAGGCGGTTTCCCTTGTTGGCGATTTTAATCACTGGAATCCCCATTTGCATCCGATGCGGCTCATGGGAGCCTCGGGAGTGTGGGAGCTTTTTGTTCCGGGGTTAAAAGAAGGGGAAAAGTACAAATTTTACATCCTCACTTCTGAAGGGCATGGGCTCTTCAAAGCCGATCCCTATGCCTTACAAGGGGAGATGCGACCCAACACGGCTTCTGTTGTCACACGCAGTGAAGAGCATGTTTGGCAAGACCATAAGTGGCTAGAAAGGCGAACAAGTGATGCTCCTTTAAAACAGCCACTCAACATCTATGAAATCCACATGGGTTCTTGGAAAATGCAAGGCTTTGAATTCATGAATTACCGCACAGTAGCACCTCATCTTGCCAATTACTGCAAAGAAATGGGGTACACTCATGTCGAATTCATGCCAATCATGGGGCATCCTCTCGATGAGTCATGGGGATACCAAGTGACGGGGTTTTATGCGATTTCGAGCCGCTATGGAACAATTGCAGACTTCCAGTATTTGGTCGATTATCTCCATCAAAACGATATTGGAGTGATTTTTGATTGGGTTCCCGGCCATTTTCCAACAGATTTACACTCGATTGTCCAATTTGATGGAACCCATCTTTACGAACATCAAGATCCCAGACAGGGGTATCATCCACACTGGAATACTCATATTTTTAACTACGGCCGCTTTGAAGTGATCAATTTTCTCATTGGAAGCGCCCTTTATTACCTCGAAAAGATGCACATTGATGGACTTCGCGTCGATGCTGTTTCTTCGATGGTCTATCTCGATTATGGTCGTAAAAAAGGGGAGTGGATTCCGAACGAAAAGGGAGGCAATGAAAACCTTGAAGCGATTGCGTTTTTGCAAGAACTCAACACCCAAGTGCAAAAAAAGTTTCCTGGTGTTTTGATGATTGCAGAAGAGTCTCACGCTTTCCCAGGAGTGACCAAACCTGTTTCTGAAGGAGGGCTTGGATTTCACCTCAAGTGGGGTTTAGGTTGGATGAACGACACCTTAAGATTTTTTCAAACGGGATTTGACTACCGTGATCATCGAAAAAACCTTCTAACGCATGAATTCACCTACTACTTCGACGAACAATATCTCCTGCCTCTTTCTCATGATGAGGTTGTGCATGAGAAAAAAAGCCTCCTGTCGAAGATGCCAGGAAATGAGTGGGAAAAATTTGCCAATTTACGCCTGCTTTTGAGCTACATGATCTGTCATCCAGGAAAAAAACTCCTTTTCATGGGAGGGGAGTTTGGTCTTTGGAAAGAGTGGAATTGCAAAGAGGAACTTCCGTGGCACCTGATTGAACTTCCGATGCATCAGAAGCTGAAATGTTGTGTCCGAGACCTCAATCATTTCTATCGACACCACTCTGCACTTTGGGAAGAAGATTTTTCAAAAGAGGGGTTTGAATGGGTGGATACCGAAATGACTTTTAGTTATTTTCGTCATGCAAAAAACGAGACTCTCCTCTGTGTTCATAATCTCACTTCTCGAAAGCTAGAAAATGTCGCTATTCCCTGTAAAAATTTCATGCCCATTGAAATTTTTAATACCGATTCGCAAGAATATGGAGGGTATGGCATACTAAACCCAAACATCAGTAACGCATGTCTGAATCTAGCACCCTTTGCAACAAGCATCTTATGTCAAAAAAAGAGTACCTGAAACTTTTAGAAGAAATCAAAAGGCACAATCAGCTCTATTTTGATCAAGGGATGCCAGAAATCACCGACTATGAGTATGACTTGCTACTTAAAGAAGCTGAGAAAATTGAAGCGTCTCACCCTGAGTGGGTCCCAGCAGACACTCCGACATGCCAAGTCCAGGAGCAGCCGACAAAAGGGTTCAAACAAGTGGAGCACGATGTGCCGATGCTTTCTCTTGCGAATACCTACTCAAGGGAGGAAGTGGCTGACTTTGTTGCTCGTGTCTATAAACTTCTCGAGCGGGAAGATGTAGAATTTTGCGTTGAACTCAAAATGGATGGAGTGGCCCTTTCTCTGCGGTATGAAGACGGAAAACTCGTGCGAGCAGTTTCCCGTGGAAACGGACGCAAAGGAGATGATATCACGGCTAACGTGAAAACGATTCGTTCCATTCCCCATGAACTCAAAGGAACCAATATCCCCGATCTTCTCGAAGTGCGAGGCGAAGTTTTCATTCCGACGAAAGATTTTGCTGAGATGAACCGTGAACGTGAAGAAGCGGGAGATGTCACCTGGGCAAATCCACGGAACGCCGCAGCGGGCTCACTCAAACTGCTCGATGCCACCGAAGTGGCTAAACGGAAGCTCGACATCGTTTTTTACAATGTTATCACCCGTGAAAAAATCCTCAAAACCCAAGCAGAGAATCACCATTTTCTCAAAAAAATGGGACTTCCTGTAGGAAGTGAAAAACACTTTACTGTCTGCAAATCCCTTGATGAAATTTTTGCCTTTGCCGATCGGATTGAAAAAGAACGTCCTTCTCTCCCTTTTGAAATTGATGGAATTGTGATCAAAGTGAATCATCTCCGTGATCATGACATTTTGGGAGCTACAGGAAAGAGCCCGCGTTGGGCAGCTGCCTACAAATTTGCTCCCGAACAAGCAGAAACCGTAATTGAAGACATCATCGTCCAAGTCGGACGCACAGGAGTTCTCACACCTGTCGCAGAACTACGCCCTGTTCCTCTTGCTGGAAGTACCATTTCCCGAGCGACTTTACATAATGAAGAAGAAGTGGCCCGCAAAGACATTCGAGTCCATGACACGGTGATGATTGAAAAAGGGGGCGATGTTATCCCTAAAGTCGTCGAAGTGATCCAAAGCAAACGACCTAAAGAATCGAAACCTTGGCATATGCCCACCCATTGCCCTATTTGCGGCGCCAAAGTGATCCGCACAGAAGGAGAAGTAGCCGTTCGCTGTCCCAATCGCATCTCTTGTGGAGGGCAAAACTTGCGGCGCATCAGTTTTTTTGCTAGCAAAAA
Coding sequences within:
- the glgB gene encoding 1,4-alpha-glucan branching protein GlgB produces the protein MQKILMKDPHKLLGLHELPEGKVIRLWRPEATEAALEVKGKVCQARAVDTAGLFELMVDSSIGATDYRITHPSGLEAHDPYSFLPTFSNEDERLFSLGKHEKIAEVMGGRLTIHYGIAGVKFAVWAPCAQAVSLVGDFNHWNPHLHPMRLMGASGVWELFVPGLKEGEKYKFYILTSEGHGLFKADPYALQGEMRPNTASVVTRSEEHVWQDHKWLERRTSDAPLKQPLNIYEIHMGSWKMQGFEFMNYRTVAPHLANYCKEMGYTHVEFMPIMGHPLDESWGYQVTGFYAISSRYGTIADFQYLVDYLHQNDIGVIFDWVPGHFPTDLHSIVQFDGTHLYEHQDPRQGYHPHWNTHIFNYGRFEVINFLIGSALYYLEKMHIDGLRVDAVSSMVYLDYGRKKGEWIPNEKGGNENLEAIAFLQELNTQVQKKFPGVLMIAEESHAFPGVTKPVSEGGLGFHLKWGLGWMNDTLRFFQTGFDYRDHRKNLLTHEFTYYFDEQYLLPLSHDEVVHEKKSLLSKMPGNEWEKFANLRLLLSYMICHPGKKLLFMGGEFGLWKEWNCKEELPWHLIELPMHQKLKCCVRDLNHFYRHHSALWEEDFSKEGFEWVDTEMTFSYFRHAKNETLLCVHNLTSRKLENVAIPCKNFMPIEIFNTDSQEYGGYGILNPNISNACLNLAPFATSILCQKKST
- the ligA gene encoding NAD-dependent DNA ligase LigA; the encoded protein is MSKKEYLKLLEEIKRHNQLYFDQGMPEITDYEYDLLLKEAEKIEASHPEWVPADTPTCQVQEQPTKGFKQVEHDVPMLSLANTYSREEVADFVARVYKLLEREDVEFCVELKMDGVALSLRYEDGKLVRAVSRGNGRKGDDITANVKTIRSIPHELKGTNIPDLLEVRGEVFIPTKDFAEMNREREEAGDVTWANPRNAAAGSLKLLDATEVAKRKLDIVFYNVITREKILKTQAENHHFLKKMGLPVGSEKHFTVCKSLDEIFAFADRIEKERPSLPFEIDGIVIKVNHLRDHDILGATGKSPRWAAAYKFAPEQAETVIEDIIVQVGRTGVLTPVAELRPVPLAGSTISRATLHNEEEVARKDIRVHDTVMIEKGGDVIPKVVEVIQSKRPKESKPWHMPTHCPICGAKVIRTEGEVAVRCPNRISCGGQNLRRISFFASKNAMDIDHLGPEIVKKLVEIGFVSRLSDLYRLTENELAQLEGFKEKSIHNLLDSLEKSKKVTLARFIFAIGIPYVGEGTAQLLADAAGSMDRLKEMTEEELCEIDGVGDKVAESIVEFFSDEKHSQEIDELIELGVTPTAVHKKITGHAFAGKTFVLTGSLEEFTRTDAANLIKERGGKVSSSVSKKTDFVLVGEDPGSKYDKAKQLGVSILDEKSFKASL